The Haloplanus sp. CK5-1 genome segment ACTCCCCGAGGCGAGACTGATCGCCCCCCGCGGCACCCACCAGATCGGCCGCCGTCGCGATGGCCGCTTCGAACGCGTCACGCTGGCTCCCGTCGTACAGCGTCGCCGCCGGATGGAGACAGACGAGTACCCGTCGCCGCCGACCGCCGATCCGCGCGTCGACCACCGACCCCGCCTCCCGGGTGACCGCCACCGCGCGGTCGAGTAGGCGCTCGCCCGGCACCTTCCCCAGCGTGACGACGAGGTCCGGATCGACGCCCTCGATCTCGCGTTCCAGAAACCCCGCGCAGTTGTCGAGTTCCTCGACCCGCGGGTCGCGGTTCTCCGGCGGCCGGCACCGAACGCAGTTGGTGATGCGCACGTCGGCCCGGTCGAGTCCGGCGTCCCGGAGAGCGTCGTCGAGGACCGTCCCCGACCGGCCGACGAAGGGTTCGCCCCGTTCGTCCTCGGTCGCACCGGGCCCCTCCCCGACGAACAGGAGGGCGGCGTCGTCCGGTCCGACCCCGTTGACGATCCGACTCCGCGACTCGACGAGCGCCGGGCACCGCTCACAGGCACACACGTCGGCTCCGTCGGTGTCGACCATACCGAAACCCCGGGGGCCGTCGGCTTAAGCCTCCTCGTCCACGCCACCCCGGAACCGCCGGGCGGCCCGCGCCCCGAGTCGCGCCACGCGAAGCGGTTCGGGCCGACCGCCCTCGGGTGTGAACGCGCGGACCAGTTCCGCCGCTCGGTCCCCGTCGACACCGACAGCCCGGACGTACACCGTCTCGCCGTTCACGTCGAGTCGGCGGCGCGGCGGCTGATCGCGGTACGTGGACAGCCGACGGTCCAGCGCGTCATCGGAGAACGCCTCGCGGAGCGCCGGTTCGAGTCCGGGACTCGACTCGAAGGACACCGAGAGCACGGGACGGTCCGTCGCCGCCGAGAGTCCGTGCAGGTCGACGACGTTGAACCACGCGGGAGCGATACCGGAGAGCAGGATCCAGCGGACGTCGTCGCGCCCCACTCGGTCGTGGAGCGACACGAGGGTGTCGGTGGCGTCGGTCCCGCCGACGGAACACGATCCGAACCCGAACCCATCGACGACGCGGTCCGCCCGAACGACGGCCCCGCAGAGCACGCTTCGCTCGTCGTCGCCGGCGAACGACTCGGCGATGCCGAGCGAACGCGCCCCCGCCTTCACTCGTCTTTGATGTCTTCGAGACGGTCCAGCAGTTCGTCGTTCGACGCGCCGATTTCGAACTCGACCGATCCGCTGTGGTCGGCCTCGGACGTTTCGACCCCCTCGTTGTCGTCGAGGTCGGCGTCTAGCTCCTGGTTCTCCTGTTCGGATTCATCGTAACTTCCGAAGCCCATACGTGTGGGACTAATGGACGCACGTTCAAAAAAGTGTACCCGGGGGGCGACCGGCCGGTTTTTGTCGACGCCGCGCCCTCGTGTGGGTATGGCCGTCGTCAACGTCACAGCCGACGCCGAGGAGTTCACCTGCAACGCCTACCTGCTCACGGGCGAGAACCCGGCGCTCGTCGACGCCGGCACGATGCCCGGGGTGGTGGAGGTGGTCGAGGACCACGTCGACGACCTGGAGACGGTGGTGCTCACCCACCAGCACGCCGACCACGTCGGTGAGTTGGACGCCGTCGTCGACGCGTTCGATCCCGAGGTGTACGCGTACGCCGACCATCCGCTGCGGGACCACGGCCTCGCTGACGGCGGGACGGTCACCCTCGACGGCGAGACGTTCGAGGCAGTCTACACGCCCGGTCACGCCGACGACCACGTCTCGCTGGTCGGCGACCGGACGCTGTTCAGCGGCGACGTGGTCGTCTACAACGACGGCGCGTTCGACGACGGGAGTTTCGGCCGGACGGACATGGCCGGGCAGTCGCGCGAACGGTTGATCGGGAGTCTGGAGACGCTACTGGAGCGGCTTCCGGAGACGGTCGAGTCGATGTACGCCGGCCACGGCGACCCGTTCCACGCCGACGAGGAGAGCGTGCGGACGGTGATCGAACGGGCGCTCTCGCGGGCCGAGCGTCGAGAACCGAAGTACTAGGCGCTGCGTCGCTCTTTGGCCTTGGGTCGGAGCTTCTTGTAGCCACACTTCCGGCAGCTCTCGGCCCGGGCCGCGTTGCGTGCGTTACACCGCATGCAGATCTGTTTGTCGAGCATCCGCTTTTCCGCCGCCTCGAACTTAGCCATACGCCACGGTTTCCGGGCGACAGATATAACGCTTGCGAGTGTCCCCGAGCGACGGCGGCCACAACACAAGCGTTTAGACGGCCGGTGGAGTAGTTCATCTATGGCGAACTGTCCACTCGCCGACGACTGCCCCAGTTTCTCCGAGCGCATTCAGGGGATGGGGTGTCAGCACTACGGCGACCGCGGGGGGGCGGAGTGGTGTAACCACTACGATATGCCCATCTCCGACCTGAAACAGCAACCGGTGAAACCGGGTGAGGAACTCGTCGTCGAGGTGACCGACATCCACGAGAGCGGCGCGGGCGTCGGCCGCACCGAGGACGGCTTCATCGTCCTCGTCGACGGGACGCTCCCGCCGGCCCGCGCCCGCGTCCGCGTCGACCGGGTGAAGGCGAACCACGCGACGGCCGCGGAGGTCGAGCGACTTCCGGACGACGAGGACGCCGAGGATGACGTCGAGGCCGAGACCGGCGTGGACGACGACGACGAGGACGCCGCCGACGACTCCGGGCGGCCCGAGCAGTTGGGCAGCCGGGACAACTTCTGGGGCGGTTGAGCGGCGACGCCGGAGGGATGTCGGCGGTGGACAGTCCGAAGTGTACCTTTTAGGGGCCAAGCATCTACGGTGGAGTATGGACGACGACCCGGACGCGGACGCGCTGCTCGAACGCGCCGGCTTCGACCCCGAGGAGAGCGTGCTGACCCGTCGGCAGGCCGAAGTGCTCGCGCTTCGCGAGCGGGACGTTCGACAGTCGACCATCGCCGACCGACTCGGCACCTCGCGCGCCAACGTCTCCAGCATCGAGTCGAGCGCGCGGGACAACGTGGCGAAGGCCCGGGAGACGGTCGCCTTCGCCGAGGCACTGACCGCGCCGGTTCGCGTCGAGGTCGACGAGGAGACCGACCTCTACGACGTGCCCAAACTCGTCTACGACGCCTGTGACGCCGCGGGCGTCAAGGTGAACCACACGGCCCCGGATCTGATGAAACTCGTCAGCGACGAGGCCGGCGACGCGGTCGTGGGCCGCGAGATTCAGGCTCCGTTGCTCGTCGGCGTCACGACGGACGGCACCGTCCGTGTCCGCCAGTCGACCAACTAGAACTCCCCGCGTCGCTCCAGTTTTGCGACCAGGTCGCGGACACGCTGTGCCTCCTCGGTCGGCACTACGAGCACGCGGTCGTCGTACGCCGCCACGGTCAGCCCCTCGACGCCGACCAGCGACACGTGGACGTCGTCGCCGGCGACGAGGTTGTCCGACGCGTCGACGGTCACGGTCTCGGCGTCGCCGGCGACGACCGTGCCGTCCTCGTCGGCCGGGAGGCATCGACGCAGGGCGTCCCACGCCCCGAGGTCGTCCCACTCGACGGCGAGTGGCACGACGACCACGTCTTCGGCTCGTTCGAACACCGCGTGGTCGACGCTCACCGGGTCGACGGCCTCGAACCCCGCCGCGGCGTCACCGCGATCCAGCGCCTCGACGAGGGGGGCGAGCGGCGTCGATCGCGCCGCCGACAGGAACGCCTCGGGCGTCCACGCGAAGACGCCGCCGTTCCAGTAGTAGCCCGCCTCGACGTACCGGCGGGCGGTGTCGGCCTCCGGTTTCTCGTGAAAGGCGGCCACGTCGGCGTGGTCACCGCGGTCGGTTCCCGGTTCGACGTAGCCGTACCCCGTCTCCGGGCGCGTGGGTTCGACACCGAACGTGACGAGCGATCCCCTCTCTGCGGCCACCCGACACCCCCGTCGTGCCGGCGTCTCGAAGTCGCCGTCGACGTGGTGGTCGCTCGGCACCGCGAGCACCACGGGGTCGTCGAACTGCTCCCGGACGTGGTGGGTGGCGTACGCGAGGGCCGGACCGGTGTCGCGCCCGGCGGGTTCGACGACGACGGTGGCTTCCGGGACGGCCTCGCGCACGGCATCGGCGATCTCCGGGCGCGTCGAGACCACCACCTCGTCGGCGAAGTCGACGCGGGCGACGGTGCGTTCGAGCAGTGACACGTCCTCCGTCCCACCCAGCGAGAGTAGTTGCTTGGGGCGGTCGCTCCGACTCGCGGGGTAGAGCCGCGACCCGGTCCCGCCGGCGAGCACCACCGCGATCAGCGGTCGATCCATGCCCGACACTGGGTCGCCGGTCGGAGAAAAGCCACCGGTCGCTCACCACGTCTCGACGACGCCCTCGCGGACGTCCTCGGCACAGCCCTCACAGTCGGGGTGACCGGCCTCGAAGCAGTCGGGTCGTCCCTCGTCGTCGAGGGCGACGGCCCGCCGGTCGGCCTCGCGCCGGCAGACGATGCGGACCTTCCCCGCCTCGTCTTTCGGGAAATCGCTCTCGACGCGTCCCGCCCGGTAGGCCCGGCGGGCCTCGGCGTAGCGGCGGCCGGCCGAGCGGAAGGTCGTCCGCACGAACCGTTCCAGCCGGTCGTCCATACCCCGGCTCGGGCCGCGAGGCTCAAAGATCCGTCGCCGCCGGTACTCGGGACGACGCGGTGGAGTCGCCGGATTACAGTTTCGCTCCGCTCGGCGAACTTTTTATATCACGGGGCACCAACCACCGTGTGCCTCCCGACGAGAACAACACGGAGGCGACTGAAACCAATGACGGATTTACAGACCCACGCGGAGGACATCGTAGCGCAGTTTTCGGACCACCTCGACCTCGCGGTCGACGACGTCGAGGAGCGACTCGACAACCTCGTCAACGAGTACCGGGTTCCGGTAGACGAGGCCCGCCGCAGCGTCGTGAACAGTTATCTCGACGAGGCGGGGCTGGAGCGGGACGCACTCGGCGGCGGCGACAACGCGTCGGTCGGCCTCGCCGAAATCGACCAAGACGAACAGTGGCTGGACGTGACCGCGAAGGTCGTCGAACTCTGGGAGGCACGGAGCGACTCCGTGGCACAGGTCGGCTTGCTGGGCGACGAGTCGGGCACGACCAAGTTCGTCGCCTTCGAGAGCTCCGACCTCCCAAAACTTGAGGAAGAGAGCGTTTACCGGCTGGAGAACCTCGTCACCGACGAGTACCAGGGCAACTTCTCGGTGAAGCTCAACCGGACGACGACGATCACCGAGGTCGACGACGAGATCGAGGTCGGCGACGACGCCGAGACCGTTGAGGGCGCACTGGTCGACATCCAGAGCGGGAGCGGCCTGATCAAGCGCTGTCCCGAGGAGGGCTGTACGCGGGTCCTCCAGAACGGCCGGTGTTCGGAACACGGCGACGTCGAGGGCGAGTTCGACCTCCGGATCAAGGGCGTCCTCGACGACGGCGAGTCCGTCCACGAGGTGATCTTCGACCGTGAGAGCACCGAGGCACTCACCGGGACGACCTTGG includes the following:
- a CDS encoding TRAM domain-containing protein, which gives rise to MANCPLADDCPSFSERIQGMGCQHYGDRGGAEWCNHYDMPISDLKQQPVKPGEELVVEVTDIHESGAGVGRTEDGFIVLVDGTLPPARARVRVDRVKANHATAAEVERLPDDEDAEDDVEAETGVDDDDEDAADDSGRPEQLGSRDNFWGG
- a CDS encoding DUF7091 family protein; the encoded protein is MDDRLERFVRTTFRSAGRRYAEARRAYRAGRVESDFPKDEAGKVRIVCRREADRRAVALDDEGRPDCFEAGHPDCEGCAEDVREGVVETW
- a CDS encoding MBL fold metallo-hydrolase, which produces MAVVNVTADAEEFTCNAYLLTGENPALVDAGTMPGVVEVVEDHVDDLETVVLTHQHADHVGELDAVVDAFDPEVYAYADHPLRDHGLADGGTVTLDGETFEAVYTPGHADDHVSLVGDRTLFSGDVVVYNDGAFDDGSFGRTDMAGQSRERLIGSLETLLERLPETVESMYAGHGDPFHADEESVRTVIERALSRAERREPKY
- a CDS encoding DUF5786 family protein, which translates into the protein MGFGSYDESEQENQELDADLDDNEGVETSEADHSGSVEFEIGASNDELLDRLEDIKDE
- a CDS encoding DUF99 family protein, giving the protein MKAGARSLGIAESFAGDDERSVLCGAVVRADRVVDGFGFGSCSVGGTDATDTLVSLHDRVGRDDVRWILLSGIAPAWFNVVDLHGLSAATDRPVLSVSFESSPGLEPALREAFSDDALDRRLSTYRDQPPRRRLDVNGETVYVRAVGVDGDRAAELVRAFTPEGGRPEPLRVARLGARAARRFRGGVDEEA
- a CDS encoding uracil-DNA glycosylase: MVDTDGADVCACERCPALVESRSRIVNGVGPDDAALLFVGEGPGATEDERGEPFVGRSGTVLDDALRDAGLDRADVRITNCVRCRPPENRDPRVEELDNCAGFLEREIEGVDPDLVVTLGKVPGERLLDRAVAVTREAGSVVDARIGGRRRRVLVCLHPAATLYDGSQRDAFEAAIATAADLVGAAGGDQSRLGEYREESS
- a CDS encoding mannose-1-phosphate guanylyltransferase; its protein translation is MDRPLIAVVLAGGTGSRLYPASRSDRPKQLLSLGGTEDVSLLERTVARVDFADEVVVSTRPEIADAVREAVPEATVVVEPAGRDTGPALAYATHHVREQFDDPVVLAVPSDHHVDGDFETPARRGCRVAAERGSLVTFGVEPTRPETGYGYVEPGTDRGDHADVAAFHEKPEADTARRYVEAGYYWNGGVFAWTPEAFLSAARSTPLAPLVEALDRGDAAAGFEAVDPVSVDHAVFERAEDVVVVPLAVEWDDLGAWDALRRCLPADEDGTVVAGDAETVTVDASDNLVAGDDVHVSLVGVEGLTVAAYDDRVLVVPTEEAQRVRDLVAKLERRGEF
- a CDS encoding Tfx family DNA-binding protein gives rise to the protein MDDDPDADALLERAGFDPEESVLTRRQAEVLALRERDVRQSTIADRLGTSRANVSSIESSARDNVAKARETVAFAEALTAPVRVEVDEETDLYDVPKLVYDACDAAGVKVNHTAPDLMKLVSDEAGDAVVGREIQAPLLVGVTTDGTVRVRQSTN
- a CDS encoding 50S ribosomal protein L40e encodes the protein MAKFEAAEKRMLDKQICMRCNARNAARAESCRKCGYKKLRPKAKERRSA
- a CDS encoding replication factor A (Replication protein A protects and stabilize the intermediate ssDNA that is generated by the unwinding action of a DNA helicase at the replication fork. In addition, SSBs prevent the formation of secondary structures by single-stranded template DNA.), whose protein sequence is MTDLQTHAEDIVAQFSDHLDLAVDDVEERLDNLVNEYRVPVDEARRSVVNSYLDEAGLERDALGGGDNASVGLAEIDQDEQWLDVTAKVVELWEARSDSVAQVGLLGDESGTTKFVAFESSDLPKLEEESVYRLENLVTDEYQGNFSVKLNRTTTITEVDDEIEVGDDAETVEGALVDIQSGSGLIKRCPEEGCTRVLQNGRCSEHGDVEGEFDLRIKGVLDDGESVHEVIFDRESTEALTGTTLEEAKDMAMDALDTTVVVDEMRGGVLGRYYRVSGPQFGRYVLVDEFERLSDPVDAEAALIEARSI